A region of the Vigna unguiculata cultivar IT97K-499-35 chromosome 9, ASM411807v1, whole genome shotgun sequence genome:
AACAATCAACTTCAAATTTCCAACGGTCAATAACTGTCAGTTGTGCCGCTATATAATCACCCATTCGATTAAGATTGTCTGTAATAAACATTAATTGTCTCAATTACCAACAAATCGTGTTTCTGTGGCGGCGCTGTGTTTTTGGCGCCGCTACTACACACATTTCCATTTTTTCCACCGTGATTAAGggtgttttttttagtttccGGGGTGTATCCATggataacaattataataactcCTCCGACTCATTTCTCAGTCCACTTATCGGTAACTACATCGAACCAGACCCTGCACTTGTCTATACATTCAATGACCAACCTAATGTACTGCCCCATCAACGAAATACACAACAAGATGACCCTTTTGTCGATGAACAGGATCATGTTTCCTTCACTGGTCTAACTATTCAAGATGTATCCACGCATAGTGATAATGATCTAACCATAGGAGGAGTTCCTAACTTGGAAAAGGGGAGTTGGTCGACGAGAAAGCGAAAATTTTGCTACATGGATTCAATGATTGAAGATCTTCATCCCTTGCATGGAGAGAATACTTTTTCCAACGGAGAAAATATGAGTGCAGACGTAAATTTAAACGAACTTCAATTTTGGCCTTCTGGACCAtttgatattgatattgatgCCTCATTTGATCCGTTTCTTCATAGTTTGATCGACCGGGACATCTCAATTTTCGATCTATCCAACGATGAACTCATTGCATCCTCCTCTCAACAAAACGCATTGCCCCAACAACAAAATGCACTTTCCAAACAGCAAAATGTGCTGCCCCAAAACCAGAATTTTGATCCCTTTGGCCTTGAACAGATTCATGTTCCCATCCTGAATCCAACGTTCCAAGATCAATCCTTGCatgtcaattataatttttccacTGGAGGAGAAGTTCCTAACATTGAAATGGAGGGTCCATCGAGAAGGAAGATTAAACAACCCATTACTGAACATTCATTATTAAAGCACGGTATACTGAACGAGGAGAATGTGGTCGCACTTGACCATTGGCCCCCGTCAACAAAGTCACTATCTTGTTCTTGCTGTCAAATTCTTAGACAAATAATTCACACAGATGGTAATTAAGTTTCTATACAAACATACTTAAATTTTTCCAGCATGTTTTTTGTtctagtttttcattttctttaaattttaaatactccGCAGGTTTCAAGTTTGAAAAGCTAGAGATTCATGGATCGCTTGGGGTGATTGGCCATGCGATATTCCACGTTCAGGATATGACACCGGGTGGTGAAACTCCAAGAGAAGTTTATCAAATGATAAAGCAAGTTCTAACTTCCCAGTGTTGCTTTGGTGGAACTATTTATTTGCATTGAAGCATGAGCATGTGTTTAATTATCCAAAACAAAGTTTCATTGTGAATTAAAGTCatagtttttagtttcaatcAGTACTTATTAGCCTTTTTTTATTGCCAGTTTCAGCCGCAAAAGCATAGAACAAATAAGGAGTTTCTTAATAGCATATTGCAAGGAACAGACAAGATTAGGGCTCGTCACTCTGGATGATCCGTTGTCTGCATATTATGATACCATCTGCACTGGACTCGATTGGGCTGAACATAATGACGGAGACGATGACTTGAGTCCACGTTGGTCTTCTTCTCTTGCTTCTCAAGTTTCTCTTCGACCAAGTTTCACTCTTCATTTGTACATTCTGAGTTTTTGAatcttttctccttttctttagTTAATGGCACAGAGCTCGAGTCTGATTCTGAGCCCGAGCCCGAGCCCGAGAGTGTTCCTGAGCTTGATAATGGAGAGGCTTCAAGTACTAAGCCTAAGCCGAAACGTAATATGGCAGTTCAGGTaatagtttttgttttgtaaagAAGTTTTGCGTTTGCATAACGTActtgttttgatattttgtcTGTTCTATACAGAGAAAGAGAGTACCAAAGATGACAATGAATGATTTGAGCCCTTTCTTCCATTTAACTATAAGGGATGCTGCAGATAAATTGGACGTAAGCGACTCTGTGGTGAAGAAAATCAGCCGCTTGGGAAACTTAAAAAGATGGCCCCAAAGAAaggttatatatatagatttgttgtttgatttttgttgGATAATTATCAGTATTTTGTGAGGATGGTGACGATGATGTGTGGTTATGTGTTCAGCTGCAAAGCCTTGCGAAGGATGTGAGAGTGCTGAGAAAAGCATTGGATTCACCCTATGAAGGGACAAGACAGAGAGTTCGACAGGAAATTCAAAGACTCCAACGAGAAATGGTTGTGATTTGTGGTGGAGTTATCCCAACGGGAATAGAAATGATCCAATTTGAAGAACAATAGTGTTTGCATAACTTTTCACGGTAGTGGTGGTAGTGAGTGTgagtgtttttttcttttttgatgtttaaattgtaatttttgtaattcCTGAAGATACTTTAACTATTAATAATATGCTATAAAGATCATTTAAATGTTCTTCTCAATATTATATACATGGACGTAATAtcagtttaaatttaaattacatggaagcacaactaaaatttaaattttttgttcattttatttgtgTCTTATTTAGTATTGTGGACgtaataatatcaatttaaaaaaaaagaaaaaagaaatctcCATGTATTTGGAAAGGAAAAAGCCATTTAAAGGGCCATGTTTGGAGGGAAAGGAAAGTGTGGCAATAGATGGCTCTGGCATTTGGAAAAGTCATAGCAAaaccttcttcttcctcatcaTCCATCAATCCAAACCCAAATCTCTGCCTCATAACCTCCATCACTTCAATCCTTCAAAACCTAAATCCCCAAATCCCAGATTTCTCACCTCTCACTAAATTCTCCCCTCACCTCACTCCGAACTTGGTGATTCAGGTGATCAAGAACCAAAAGAACCCACACCACGCTCTTCACTTCTTCAATTGGGCCTCCAACCCCAACCCCAACCCTAAGAACTACTCCCACACCCCCTTATGCTACGCTGCCATCACCGACCTCTTGCTCTCCCACTCCCTCTTCTCCACCGCCTACTCCCTTCTCCGCCACTCCAACAAACTCTCCGACTTCCTCATCTGCAGATTCATCAACGCTCTCGGTCACTGCGGCGATATCAGGGGCGCCATTCATTGGTTCCACAAAGCCAAAAACTTGGGAAGAGAACACTGCGTCTACTCATGCAACGCCATCTTGGGCGTCCTCGTCAGGGCCAACCGTGTCAATTTTGCCAAGGCCATCTACAATCAGGTTCTCGCAGAAGCTGTGGTGGAACCCGATGTTTACACTCACACCACCATGATTCGTGGGTTTTGCAAAGTGGGGATGGTCGAGAGTGCGCGCAAGGTGTTCGACGAAATGCGCTGCGAACCCAACATGGTTACTTACAACACTTTGATCCACGGGTTTTGTAAGAAGGGTGACATGGAGGGTGCGCGGTGGGTTTTTGACAGATTGGTGGAGAGTAAGAGTTGTGAGCCGGATGTGGTGAGTTTCACCACTTTGATTGATGGGTATTCGAAGAGAGGTGAATTCCAAAAGGCGGTGGAGTGTCTGAAGCAGATGATGGAACGAGGGTGTTCTCCGAATGTTGTTACCTACAATTCCTTGGTTGAAGGTCTTTGCTTGAGCGGAAGAGTGGATGAGGCAAAGATGATGATGAGTAGGATGCGGTTGAATGGTTTGAGAGACAATGTCGCCACGAACACTAGCTTGTTGAAGGGGTTGTGTATTGTGGGAAAGTCTGATGAAGCCTTTAAGCATTTCAGGGAAATGGTTAGTCGGGGGATGAAGCCGGATGTGAAAGCCTATGGGGTTGTTGTGAATGAGTATTGCAAGATTGGAAAACCAAGAGAAGCAGTCTCACTTCTGAGAGAAATGGTGACGAGGGGTGTTAAGCCAAGTGTGTCAAGCTTCAATGCAGTGTTTAGAGTTCTTGTGGCTGAGGGGAAGATTGATGAAGGAGTTCTTCTTTTGAAGCAGATGAGTCCGATGGGATGCTCACCCAACTTCTTGTCATATTGCATATTGATTTGTGGCCTCTGTAAAGTGAAGGGTAGGATGCAGGCAGTTGAAGAGCTTGTTTCAGACATGCTTCAGAGTGGACATAACCTTGACTCCACCATGTATAACTGCTTACTTCAGGGATATTGTGAAGACGAGGATGAAGAAATGGCACTAAAGACATATTATGACATTATGAACAAGAACTTTGTAATCAAGCAAGACGTTTTCAGCACTTTTGTGAAGGTGTTGTGTGCAAAGGGGAAATTGAAAGAGGGGGATACAGTGTTTGAGGGGATGCTTTCTCAGGGGATTCCTGTTAAGTGGGAAAGTTGAGGCTAATGCAACAAAGGAACACTAACGTAATTTTCAGATCAGGGAGGGTGTTAATTTAATCCTGCACTGGAAGTTCAATGTTCATTCTTTGCAGTTTTAGGGTTAAGTCTGTGATGGTTGGTGGCATGGTTAGTAACTGGGTTTGGATAGAAACTCAGAAAAGTTGAATTACTGATTGAGTGATTCAACTAGGATAGGccattaatcaaaatatttaaggCCACTTGActgtatattatatttttcaaaaattattatttgataccAAGTTTTTCAAACCAAAAcacaacaaatttatttttataattattatatttaagaaagacataagcatatcaataaaacatttatttgaaatttaaattagtagTATAGAGTCGGAATGAAATAAAAtgattgttaaaatattaaattctggattttttttaagtaacaCATCTctcatatttacttttatattataaattagtatacAACTTAAAAAAGAGACCCACGCTTTCAGATTTCACAGAACTTTCtggaaataataaaagaattgatacatctaaacaaatttaattcttatttatacACGTTTTAACTGTTTATTCTTTCAATCTACCAATTTTTTATCCGTATCTATAAACTCAATTtaataatatcttcaaataaaTTGAGCACGtaagaaaatattatgtatctaatttgattttttattgagaaatctagcatttataatttagatattttattcatgtaaaatttaaatgaaaggtaattaatatttaaagatgggtattatatatttcaattatataaaaataaatatgcatCTTATA
Encoded here:
- the LOC114162420 gene encoding pentatricopeptide repeat-containing protein At3g22470, mitochondrial-like codes for the protein MALAFGKVIAKPSSSSSSINPNPNLCLITSITSILQNLNPQIPDFSPLTKFSPHLTPNLVIQVIKNQKNPHHALHFFNWASNPNPNPKNYSHTPLCYAAITDLLLSHSLFSTAYSLLRHSNKLSDFLICRFINALGHCGDIRGAIHWFHKAKNLGREHCVYSCNAILGVLVRANRVNFAKAIYNQVLAEAVVEPDVYTHTTMIRGFCKVGMVESARKVFDEMRCEPNMVTYNTLIHGFCKKGDMEGARWVFDRLVESKSCEPDVVSFTTLIDGYSKRGEFQKAVECLKQMMERGCSPNVVTYNSLVEGLCLSGRVDEAKMMMSRMRLNGLRDNVATNTSLLKGLCIVGKSDEAFKHFREMVSRGMKPDVKAYGVVVNEYCKIGKPREAVSLLREMVTRGVKPSVSSFNAVFRVLVAEGKIDEGVLLLKQMSPMGCSPNFLSYCILICGLCKVKGRMQAVEELVSDMLQSGHNLDSTMYNCLLQGYCEDEDEEMALKTYYDIMNKNFVIKQDVFSTFVKVLCAKGKLKEGDTVFEGMLSQGIPVKWES